A single genomic interval of Microcebus murinus isolate Inina chromosome 24, M.murinus_Inina_mat1.0, whole genome shotgun sequence harbors:
- the LOC142864098 gene encoding transcription factor GATA-4: protein MYQSLAMAANHGPPPGAYETGGPGAFMHGAGAASSPVYVPTPRVPSSVLGLSYLQGGGGGAASGAASGGSSGAAQSGAGPGTQQGSPGWSQAGADGAAYTPPPVSPRFSFPGTTGSLAAAAAAAAAREAAAYSSGGAAAGAGLAGREQYGRASFAGSYSSPYPAYMADVGASWAAAAAASAGPFDSPVLHSLPGRANPAARHPNLGEY, encoded by the coding sequence ATGTACCAGAGCCTGGCCATGGCCGCCAACCACGGCCCCCCGCCCGGGGCCTACGAGACGGGCGGCCCCGGCGCCTTCATGCACGGCGCGGGCGCTGCGTCCTCGCCGGTCTACGTGCCCACGCCGCGGGTGCCCTCCTCGGTGCTGGGCCTGTCCTACCTCCAGGGTGGAGGCGGGGGCGCCGCGTCCGGAGCGGCCTCTGGAGGCAGCTCGGGTGCGGCCCAGTCGGGTGCCGGGCCCGGGACCCAGCAGGGCAGCCCGGGCTGGAGCCAAGCGGGAGCGGATGGAGCTGCCTACACCCCACCGCCCGTGTCGCCGCGCTTCTCCTTCCCGGGGACCACTGGGTCCCTGGcggccgccgcagccgccgcggCGGCCCGGGAAGCTGCGGCCTACAGCAGTGGCGgcgcggcggcgggcgcgggcctGGCGGGCCGCGAGCAGTACGGGCGCGCCAGCTTCGCGGGCTCCTACTCCAGCCCCTACCCGGCCTACATGGCCGACGTGGGCGCGTCCtgggccgcggccgccgccgcctccgccggcCCCTTCGACAGCCCTGTCCTGCACAGCCTGCCCGGCCGAGCCAACCCCGCCGCCCGACACCCCAATCTCGGTGAGTACTGA